The Candidatus Desulfofervidus auxilii DNA segment ACCTTAAAGTCTTTACATTAAGGATGCGGTGTAATTGAAATGATTGTAATTTGATTTTTCTTAGGGCCATAACACCAAAAAACCCTATATGCAGCAGGGGTTTTATCTTGAGCATAGACTTCCCAAACTTTTTGTCCCGGATAAACTGGAGCAATTGAGTGATATTGGTGAGTTTTTAAACTGGGATGTTTTGGACTTTGGGCAAGAAATTTAATACTTTTGATAACAGCTTTGAGTATTCTCTTTTTACTTTTATCTCCTTTTAACTCATCAAGATCCTTCTTGGCCCTCTTTGTATAAATTATTTGAAAAGCCATAATCAATCTTCATAATCTTTAATATCAACTTCTGCAAATTTATTCATTTGGGCATCTTCTATCCCCTCTATTACCTTATTAAAAGCAACCTTGTTTTTCCATAACCATGCTTCATCTATGGGGACCACCTCTGCTGGCTTTAATATAACCGTTCCATCCTCTTTCTTTTCTATCAAAAAGGTCTTTTTCGCATATTTAGAGCCTAAAGTAATTCTTCCCTTTTTATCCGCTACTTTTGTTAAAATTTCCATGTTATCACCTCCCATTTGGGATAATATAACTTTGTGGGAAATTAGTCAAGTGGGATAAAGTTATATGCCCATGATAAGGCAGTATTTATTAGAAAGGGGAAGTTGTAAAATGGCAAAATCCAAATTGTTGATGGTTCTAAAATGAAGTATAAAAGCGTTGACGAATCGATAGCCAAGATATTCTAAAGGAATTTTTTAACCATCTCTTCAGTAGTAATAAGTTCTATTGCTGTATTTTCAAAATCTTTGTCATTTGTCCAAACGGGTATTTTATGCTCTAAAGCAATGGCAAGTAAAGGAACATCATCAGGCTCTCCAATTATTCCCTTTGCCTTTTCTAAAAACTTTTTGAAGGTTCTAAATATTTTACAGGTAACAAAGAAAAAGTTAGCTTAATAAAATCAATTTCTAGCTTTAGTTTCTCTGCAATAAAAGGCAAGTATTTCAAAACTTCTTTCTGGTTAGCCTTAGTTAAAATGAACTTTATACCCTGCCTACTAAGTTTTTTGATTAAAGAATAGGCTTTCCCTTTAAGTAAAGCCGATATTAGAATATTACTATCTACTGCTGTTTTTTCTTCCAAGTTTCAAAATCTTTAAAGACTTCTTCCTCACTCAAGCCTCTTTTTTTCATTTCAGCTTTAATTATGTCTGTAAGCCTTTCTAAAGCAATCAGCCGTATTTCTAAAGGAAGATTATCTATATCATCTAGAGGAATAAAAAGACCTACACTTTTGTCTCGTCTTTTAACTAAAATAGGCCTTTTTTCTCTTATTAAAGCAGTAACTTTGTTTTTAAATTCTTTTATACTTACTTCAATCATATTTAGATAATAGCTATAAAGTAGCTACTTGCCAACCTTAACACTAAAAAAGTTTTGACAAATTTGGGGCAATTTGGTAAGGATAAACTTAAATAGAGGTATCAAAATCCAGATAAAAGAGTAGTTGGCTATGTCAATAAAACATCACAAAAGGATAACTATAATGGTTTTAACATTTTTCTTCATCCTTTTTTCCTTTACTTATTCAGCAATCGGGACAGTTGTAAAAGAAAAAGATAAAAGAGAAATTCTAAATAAGGTTTATACACTTAAGATTCCATTTATAGAAAACAAAGGTCAAATAAAAGGTGAAAGTGTAAAGTATTATGCAAAGACCTTGGGAGGGACTGTCTTTGTCACCAAGGATGGAAAGCTGGTTTATTCCCTTCCAAAATTTGAGACAAAAGAGAAGGTGAAAGGTTGGGTAATAAAAGAAAGCCTGGTTGGAACTTCTATCTCTAATGTGAAAGGAGAAGAAGAGGCGGTAACCAAGGTAAGTTACTTTAAGGGAAAGGACCCTTCAAAGTGGAAAAGAGGCATCTCAACTTACAATCTGGTAAGTCTTGGAGAAGTATATAAGAAAATAGAGCTAAAGCTTAAGGCCTATGGAAAAAATGTAGAAAAGCTATTTTATGTAAAGGCAGGTGCAAATCCAGAAAGCATTAAAATAAAAATTGAAGGGGCTAAAAGTTTAAGGGTAAATGAAAATGGAGAGCTTGAAGTAGAGACAGGTCTTGGGGTCGTAAAATTTACAAAGCCCGTGGCATATCAGGAGATTAATGGTAAGAGGGTTGAGGTAGCTGCTGCCTATACCTTACTTTCAAATCCGCAATATGTTTATGGCTTTAAGGTAGGAAGTTATGACAAAAAAGAGACTCTTATAATAGACCCACTTCTGGCAAGCACATTCATTGGTGGAAGTAGTGATGATTATGGCTATTCCATTGCCCTTGATGGAGGTGGAAATGTATATATAACTGGTTATACATACTCTTCTGACTATCCCAAAACTCCTGGTGCTTATGATGAAAGTCATAATGGTGAGAGGGATGTTTTTGTATCAAGGCTTAATAGTAGTTTAAGCAGTCTTTTGGCAAGCACATTCATTGGTGGAAGTAGTGATGATTATGGCTATTCCATTGCCCTTGATGGAGGTGGAAATGTATATATAACTGGTTATACATACTCTTCTGACTATCCCAAAACTCCTGGTGCTTATGATGAAAGTCATAATGGTGAGAGGGATGTTTTTGTATCAAAGCTTAATAGTAGTTTAAGCAGTCTTTTGGCAAGCACATTCATTGGTGGAAGTAGTTATGATAGTGGCTATTCCATTGCCCTTGATAGAGATGGAAATGTATATATAACTGGTAGCACAGAATTTTCTGACTATCCCACAACTTCTTATGCTTATGATAAAAGCCATAATGGTCATTATGATGTTTTTGTATCAAAGCTTAATAGTAGTTTAAGCAGTCTTTTGGCAAGCACATTCATTGGTGGAAGTAGTGATGATTATGGCTATTCCATTGCCCTTGATGGAGGTGGAAATGTATATATAACTGGTTATACATACTCTTCTGACTATCCCCCAACTCCTGGTGCTTATGATGAAAGTCATAATGGTGAGAGGGATGTTTTTGTATCAAGGCTTAATAGTAGTTTAAGCAGTCTTTTGGCAAGCACATTCATTGGTGGAAGTAGTTGGGATTGTGGCTATTCCATTGCCCTTGATGGAGGTGGAAATGTATATGTAACTGGTTATACATACTCTTCTGACTATCCCCCAACTCCTGGTGCTTATGATGAAAGCCATAATGGTGGTGGTGATGTTTTTGTATCAAAGCTTAATAGTAGTTTAAGCAGTCTTTTGGCAAGCACATTCATTGGTGGAAGTAGTGATGATGATTATGGCTATTCCATTGCCCTTGATGGAGGTGGAAATGTATATGTAACTGGTTATACATACTCTTCTGACTATCCCCCAACTCCTGGTGCTTATGATGAAAGCCATAATGGTCATTATGATATTTTTGTATCAAAGTTTGATAGTGACCTTTCCGCTGCTGCACCTTTACCTGATATTAAGGCAAATGGCTCAGACGGGCCCATTACACTAGATCAATCAGACACTATAACTATTATCGTGGCATTAGATAATAAGGGCCGGACAGATAATGCCGATTGGTGGCTGGCGGCAGATACACCATTTGGGCTTTTCTTTTTTACATTTGATGGCTGGACAGATGCCTGGGTGCCAGGATATCAGGGCCCATTATTTTATTTAAACTCATTTGAGGTGTTAAACATGCCTGTCTCAGGGCTTCCTGCAGGCACATATACCCTTTATTTTGGTGTTGATACTCTAATGGATGGAAATGTCACATGGGATAGTGTTTATTATGATACTGTGGTGGTCAATATTACAGAGTAGAGTTAGATAATAAAACTCTTGAATTTTAATTCTGATTCCTTTTTAATGCTATTTAGTTCAGGCACAATCATCTCCTGAAGGGTTGTCCTGACTATTTTCCTTCCTCCTTTTGTATTCTTAAATGAAATTTTTAGATTTTTCAAGGCTATTTAGAGCCCAAATCCTCGTTTGCCCTAAAAAACCCCGCAACACCTAAAAATACCCTTATCCAAAAATCAATTACATTTGGGGGCTTAGAGAATTTTTGAAACTTGAAATTCAAAGATTACACTTCTTTAGGAGCAAAAATATATGACAAAATTTTATATACCAATTTGGCAGCTAAAAAATCAGGGGCAATTAAACCTAGTTGGGGACACAATTCCATCACATCAAAACCAATAATTTGTTTTTCATTAACAACTGCTTTGATAATTTTTAGCACTTCATACCAATCTAAACCACCAGGTTCAGGGGTTCCCACTGAAGGCATCTGCCCACAATCAAAACAATCTAAATCAACGGTAAGATATACTTTTTCTTTCAAATAACTTAATATTTGCTCAATCACTGATTCCAAATTATACTTTACTTGGTAAGCATAAAACACTGGTATGTGTTCTGTTTGGATAAATTCTGCTTCTTCCTTGGATAAAGAGCGAATGCCTACTGAAACTATGGGGGCATATTCATAGGCCCGACGCATCACACAGGCGTTACTATAGGCTGTGCCTTCATATTGAGCTCTAAGGTCAGCATGGGCATCAAGATGGAGTATAGAAAAATTCTTTGTCTCTTGGGCATGAGCCTTAATCATACCCAAACTTAACAAATGTTCACCTCCTAACATAACCATAAATTTTTTTCGGCCAAGCCAAGTCAAAGCTGTTTCTTTCACTTTATCTATCATATCTTGAGGAGAAGCATTGGAAGAACTCAACTCAGGGAGAGTAGCTATTCCTAAACGATAGACTTCACAATCTGTCTCTTCATCATAATATTCCAACTCAATAGAAGCAGCAATTATCGCTTTTGGCCCCTTGCTAGTTCCTTTTTTAAAGGTAACTGTAGCATCATAAGAAACAGGAAGAATCACAATCCTTGCCGTTTCAGGATTAGCCAGGGCTCCACTTAGGCCACCAAAATTGGATAATTTCATTATTAATCAGATACAGCCGTTCGGTCTATACGGACAATTTCAGCTGCACGGATAAAATTATGAGGAAATTCTGTTCCTCTATCTAGAACTCTAATTTCTTTCTCTTTGACTTCAAATAACTCTACTACATGTTGGATTGCCTTTTGGCTATCAAAGGTTTTGCAAGAAAATATATCCAGACTTAGATAATTTTTCTCCGGAAAGGTATGGATACTAATATGACTTTCAGCAATAATAACAAATCCAGAATACCCCCAATTTTCAGGATTTTTACTCTCACAACTAAACACATATGGGGGCATTACTTTAGTCATTTTCATCTCAGATGGATAAGTATCTAAAAAATCATAAAGCAACTTCATATCCATCAATTTTTTCCTGTTACATCCATAACCATCTAACATTAAATGTTGACCAAAACCATAGGTAGTTTTCATATCACTCCTCCTTGTGCTATTTTTCTACAATCATAATAGGTAAAAACACCTCCTTTTTTAAAAATTATTCCTTCCTCCCAGCCGACAGGCAAACAAAAGAGGGAAATAATATATAATATTCTATTGGTTACTTGTCAAGATACTTGGACATTTTCTTGAACATTCCCCAAAATTTAGAAGTTAATCTTTAAAAACATTCCTGTCTGCCCCTGCCCGCAGGCAGGCGGGGACAGGCAGGCAGGGATGAATTAAGGATTTTTGGCGTTCAATAATAAGAAAATACCTCAAGATTAACTTCACCAACCTATTTATAGCTTTTTAAAAAGTAGAGTTGGTTGAAGGGAAAAAAGTTTTTTTCTTTAAGAGACTATTTTTCTGTCAAGCCTGTCTGCCTTAGCACAGGCAGGTGGGTTTTCTTTTAAAGTTATTACGGTTTTGAGGAACTTACCTTACTTTTTTTCGGAAAGCTTCTGAAAATTCTGGGGAAAGTCCTGGAATAATACTTATTGAATATTTACTCCTAAATGCTATAATGCCTTTTCTTTAATAAAAACATTTTTAAGGATTGTCAGTTCTAAAGGAGGAATGAAAGTGAAAATTATCATAGGTGCAGACCACGCTGGTTATAAATTAAAAGAGTTTATAAAGGATATTTTAAAGAAACGTGGTTATGAAGTAGAAGATGTGGGAACACATTCTGAATCATCTGTAGATTATCCTTTTTTTGCTTGGAAAGTGGCCCAGGGAGTGGCAAGTGGCCAATATGATAAAGGAATTCTTATTTGTGGCAGTGGGATCGGTATGAGCATAGTAGCCAATCGCATTCCAGGTGTAAGGGCTGCTTTGTGTAATGATTGTTTTTTGGCCAAGGCCAGTCGAGAGCACAACGATGCTAATTTATTGGCAATGGGAGAAAGAGATATTGGGCAGGGGCGTGCCTTAGAAATTTTAGATACCTGGCTAAATACCCAATTTACTGGAGGAAGACATGCTCGCCGGATAGAGCAAATAGATACTGAATATCATGTTGTAGATGATTATAGCTTTCTTAAACGTTTTGACCCTGATTTGGTAGAAGGCCTGGAGGGAGAGGTAAATCGGCAAAAATATAAGTTAGAATTAATCGCCTCAGAAAATATTGCCAGCCCCTGGGTAAGACATGTAATGTCCAGTGTCATGACGCATAAATACGCTGAGGGATACCCAGGAAGGAGATACTACGGTGGTTGTGAGTTTGTGGATATTGCCGAAAAATTAGCCGTTGAAAGACTTAAAAAACTCTTTAAGGCAGAATATGCCAATGTTCAACCTCACTCTGGAACACAGGCCAACATGGCAGTTTATTTTAGTATCCTAAAGCCAGGAGATACTATTTTAAGCATGAGTTTACCTCATGGGGGACATTTAAGCCATGGCAGTCCAGTAAGTTTTTCTGGTCAACTTTATAATATTGTTTTTTATGGTGTTTCTAAAGAAACAGAAACCATTGATTATGAAGAAGTGCGCAGTCTAGCTTTAAAACACAAACCCAAACTGATCTTGGCCGGTGCTAGTGCCTATCCTAGAATAATTGATTTTAAAAAATTTAGGGAAATCGCTGATGAAGTAAATGCCTATTTGATGGTAGACATGGCCCATATTGCAGGCTTGATTGCTGCAGGTTTACATCCCTCTCCTATTCCATATGCCCATTTTGTTACTTCTACTACCCATAAAACCATGCGTGGTCCTAGGGGTGGATTTATTTTAGCTAAAGAAGAATTCGCTAAAGTGCTAAATAAAAGCAATTTCCCTGGTATTCAAGGTGGACCTATGATGCACATCATTGCTGCTAAGGCCTTAGCCTTTAAGGAAGCACTGACCGAAAGTTTTAAAGAATATCAAAAGCAAATTGTGAAAAATACTAAAAAATTGGCTGAAATTTTACAAAATGCGGGTTATCGTCTAGTTTCAGGTGGCACAGATAATCATTTATTTTTAATTGATTTGACAGAAAGAAACATTACTGGCAAAGATGCAGAAAAGGCACTAGATGCTGCTGGTATAACCGTAAACAAGAATGCCATTCCTTTTGATACTCAAAGTCCCTTTGTTACCAGTGGTATCCGCATTGGCACACCAGCAGTCACTACCAGGGGAATGAGAGAAAAAGAAATGGAAGTCATTGCTGATTTTATTTTGCGGGTATTGGCGGATATAAAAAATGAAGGCACTATTGAAAAAGTGAAAAAGGAAGTCCGGGATTTTTGTGCCAATTTCCCATTATTTGCTTGGAAAATATATTAAGATGAAACGCCCTTCCTGGAATGAATATTTCATGAACATAGCCTATCTGGTGAGAGAAAGGTCTACTTGTCTGCGGCGAAAGGTAGGCGCTGTTTTGGTTAAAGAAAAAAGAATTTTGGCTACAGGTTATAATGGAGCCCCTTCAGGTCTAGTCCATTGTGTAGAGATAGGTTGTTTAAGAGAAAAAATGAATATTTCTTCTGGCGAAAGGCATGAATTGTGTAGGGGTTTACATGCCGAACAAAATGTCATCATTCAAGCAGCTCGTCATGGTATCTCTATTGAAGGCTCAACTCTATATTGCACACACCATCCCTGCATTATCTGCACAAAAATGCTTATTAATGCCGGAATAAAAAAAATTTATTATGCTAATGGATATCCGGACAAACTCTCTCAAGAAATGTTAAAAGAAGCTAAAATAGAAACCATACATATAAATTATAACGAATTTTCTAGACAAAAATAGGTTTAGGCAGACCTTAACCCAAGTTTCCTTTTTTAAGACAAAAATCCTGATTTTTGCGGAAGTTGCGAAGTTTTATGGTCACTATGTTTGATTTTTCCAATGACACATTTTCATGTTTCAGTTTCCTCAATTTAGGACAATTTCAGGCAAAAACCGGGAAAGTTGGGATAAGAAATGCTCTG contains these protein-coding regions:
- a CDS encoding type II toxin-antitoxin system RelE/ParE family toxin, producing the protein MAFQIIYTKRAKKDLDELKGDKSKKRILKAVIKSIKFLAQSPKHPSLKTHQYHSIAPVYPGQKVWEVYAQDKTPAAYRVFWCYGPKKNQITIISITPHP
- a CDS encoding PIN domain-containing protein, whose translation is MFRTFKKFLEKAKGIIGEPDDVPLLAIALEHKIPVWTNDKDFENTAIELITTEEMVKKFL
- a CDS encoding SBBP repeat-containing protein, producing MSIKHHKRITIMVLTFFFILFSFTYSAIGTVVKEKDKREILNKVYTLKIPFIENKGQIKGESVKYYAKTLGGTVFVTKDGKLVYSLPKFETKEKVKGWVIKESLVGTSISNVKGEEEAVTKVSYFKGKDPSKWKRGISTYNLVSLGEVYKKIELKLKAYGKNVEKLFYVKAGANPESIKIKIEGAKSLRVNENGELEVETGLGVVKFTKPVAYQEINGKRVEVAAAYTLLSNPQYVYGFKVGSYDKKETLIIDPLLASTFIGGSSDDYGYSIALDGGGNVYITGYTYSSDYPKTPGAYDESHNGERDVFVSRLNSSLSSLLASTFIGGSSDDYGYSIALDGGGNVYITGYTYSSDYPKTPGAYDESHNGERDVFVSKLNSSLSSLLASTFIGGSSYDSGYSIALDRDGNVYITGSTEFSDYPTTSYAYDKSHNGHYDVFVSKLNSSLSSLLASTFIGGSSDDYGYSIALDGGGNVYITGYTYSSDYPPTPGAYDESHNGERDVFVSRLNSSLSSLLASTFIGGSSWDCGYSIALDGGGNVYVTGYTYSSDYPPTPGAYDESHNGGGDVFVSKLNSSLSSLLASTFIGGSSDDDYGYSIALDGGGNVYVTGYTYSSDYPPTPGAYDESHNGHYDIFVSKFDSDLSAAAPLPDIKANGSDGPITLDQSDTITIIVALDNKGRTDNADWWLAADTPFGLFFFTFDGWTDAWVPGYQGPLFYLNSFEVLNMPVSGLPAGTYTLYFGVDTLMDGNVTWDSVYYDTVVVNITE
- the speB gene encoding agmatinase, translated to MKLSNFGGLSGALANPETARIVILPVSYDATVTFKKGTSKGPKAIIAASIELEYYDEETDCEVYRLGIATLPELSSSNASPQDMIDKVKETALTWLGRKKFMVMLGGEHLLSLGMIKAHAQETKNFSILHLDAHADLRAQYEGTAYSNACVMRRAYEYAPIVSVGIRSLSKEEAEFIQTEHIPVFYAYQVKYNLESVIEQILSYLKEKVYLTVDLDCFDCGQMPSVGTPEPGGLDWYEVLKIIKAVVNEKQIIGFDVMELCPQLGLIAPDFLAAKLVYKILSYIFAPKEV
- the speD gene encoding adenosylmethionine decarboxylase, whose translation is MKTTYGFGQHLMLDGYGCNRKKLMDMKLLYDFLDTYPSEMKMTKVMPPYVFSCESKNPENWGYSGFVIIAESHISIHTFPEKNYLSLDIFSCKTFDSQKAIQHVVELFEVKEKEIRVLDRGTEFPHNFIRAAEIVRIDRTAVSD
- the rpiB gene encoding ribose 5-phosphate isomerase B, which encodes MKVKIIIGADHAGYKLKEFIKDILKKRGYEVEDVGTHSESSVDYPFFAWKVAQGVASGQYDKGILICGSGIGMSIVANRIPGVRAALCNDCFLAKASREHNDANLLAMGERDIGQGRALEILDTWLNTQFTGGRHARRIEQIDTEYHVVDDYSFLKRFDPDLVEGLEGEVNRQKYKLELIASENIASPWVRHVMSSVMTHKYAEGYPGRRYYGGCEFVDIAEKLAVERLKKLFKAEYANVQPHSGTQANMAVYFSILKPGDTILSMSLPHGGHLSHGSPVSFSGQLYNIVFYGVSKETETIDYEEVRSLALKHKPKLILAGASAYPRIIDFKKFREIADEVNAYLMVDMAHIAGLIAAGLHPSPIPYAHFVTSTTHKTMRGPRGGFILAKEEFAKVLNKSNFPGIQGGPMMHIIAAKALAFKEALTESFKEYQKQIVKNTKKLAEILQNAGYRLVSGGTDNHLFLIDLTERNITGKDAEKALDAAGITVNKNAIPFDTQSPFVTSGIRIGTPAVTTRGMREKEMEVIADFILRVLADIKNEGTIEKVKKEVRDFCANFPLFAWKIY
- a CDS encoding deoxycytidylate deaminase; translated protein: MKRPSWNEYFMNIAYLVRERSTCLRRKVGAVLVKEKRILATGYNGAPSGLVHCVEIGCLREKMNISSGERHELCRGLHAEQNVIIQAARHGISIEGSTLYCTHHPCIICTKMLINAGIKKIYYANGYPDKLSQEMLKEAKIETIHINYNEFSRQK